The following are encoded in a window of Roseivirga misakiensis genomic DNA:
- a CDS encoding sodium-dependent transporter — protein sequence MAPRGGFSSRLGFIAAAAGSAVGLGNIWGFPYEVGEGGGAAFVVIYLFFCFILCFPVMATEIAIGRKTQLNPVGAFNALGFKKWNWLGKMGILAGVLILSFYNIIAGWAFGYIFEMITGNFGIADGFSEYIKNVVKVGAYGALFMATTAFVVSKGISGGIEKAAKILMPTLIIMMLIIVGYSLTLPNAVDGLKFYLVPDFSKLSGSVIYNAMGQAFFSLSLGMGALITYGSYVSKKENIVSAAAWVTLADVGIALIAGLMIFPLIGFMSGGTMEGAGRGPGLIFVTLPQIFGNIGGTLGIIAGTVFFVLLCFAALTSTVSLLEVPVSYVVDEMKIKRKKAVWLVAGVIFLVGIPSLLGNGYSEFFSTSFTTYKAGGTDTDFLSLVAAIANDTLLPLGGCLISFFAAYIWKKHNLDEELAEGAPGYKGSFVQKYLNFAVSYLAPIVLGALFVLTVLFKFFGISVF from the coding sequence ATGGCACCCAGAGGAGGTTTTTCAAGTAGATTAGGTTTTATCGCAGCCGCAGCTGGTTCAGCAGTGGGCTTAGGAAATATATGGGGTTTCCCGTATGAAGTAGGTGAAGGCGGCGGCGCAGCTTTTGTAGTAATCTACCTATTTTTCTGTTTCATTTTATGTTTCCCAGTTATGGCGACGGAAATCGCTATTGGTCGAAAAACACAACTCAACCCCGTAGGTGCTTTCAATGCATTAGGTTTTAAAAAGTGGAACTGGCTCGGTAAAATGGGCATCTTAGCTGGTGTTCTCATCCTTTCTTTTTACAATATCATAGCAGGTTGGGCATTTGGCTATATCTTCGAAATGATCACTGGGAATTTTGGTATTGCTGATGGATTCAGTGAGTATATAAAGAATGTGGTGAAAGTAGGTGCTTATGGCGCGCTCTTTATGGCTACAACTGCTTTCGTAGTATCGAAAGGTATTTCTGGGGGTATTGAGAAAGCCGCCAAAATACTAATGCCAACGCTAATTATCATGATGCTAATTATAGTAGGCTACTCCTTAACGCTACCGAATGCGGTTGATGGGCTTAAGTTTTACTTAGTACCTGATTTTAGCAAACTATCTGGCTCGGTAATTTACAATGCCATGGGCCAAGCGTTCTTTTCTTTGTCTCTCGGGATGGGTGCTTTAATCACCTATGGTTCTTATGTGAGCAAGAAAGAAAATATTGTAAGTGCTGCTGCTTGGGTGACCTTAGCAGACGTGGGAATCGCCTTAATTGCTGGCTTAATGATTTTCCCACTGATCGGTTTTATGAGCGGAGGTACTATGGAAGGTGCTGGCCGAGGACCAGGGTTAATCTTTGTGACTTTGCCTCAGATTTTCGGTAACATCGGCGGTACACTCGGTATAATTGCTGGCACAGTGTTCTTTGTATTATTATGTTTTGCAGCGCTAACATCCACTGTCTCTCTACTTGAAGTACCCGTTTCATACGTAGTAGACGAAATGAAAATCAAACGAAAAAAAGCTGTTTGGTTGGTCGCTGGTGTGATATTCCTTGTAGGAATTCCATCTCTTTTAGGAAATGGCTATTCTGAATTCTTTAGCACGAGTTTTACTACTTATAAAGCTGGGGGTACTGACACTGATTTCCTTTCATTGGTGGCAGCAATTGCCAATGACACGCTCTTACCTTTGGGTGGCTGTCTAATCTCTTTCTTTGCCGCTTATATATGGAAGAAACATAATCTGGATGAAGAATTAGCCGAAGGAGCGCCAGGTTACAAAGGCTCGTTCGTTCAAAAATATTTAAACTTTGCTGTAAGCTATCTAGCACCAATTGTACTGGGTGCATTGTTTGTGCTAACCGTCCTTTTCAAGTTTTTCGGCATAAGCGTATTCTAA
- a CDS encoding carbohydrate-binding family 9-like protein — protein MEPIKVDGLDDESAWANSAWSQEFIDIEGNKKPKPYKNTKVKMLWDNDYFYFFALLEEPHIWAKLTERDAVIFYDNDFEIFIDPDGDTHNYTEFEVNAFNTVWDLLLTKPYRDNGHAINAYDIDGLKSAIKINGTINDPSDTDVSWTVEVAIPWKVLRETTKVKAPPTAGDSWRVNFSRVQWETEIVNGEYVKKKNPKTGNNLPENNWVWSPQRAIAMHEPEFWGNVIFIDQAKNASTQTPTDLRAEEVRQTLYHIHRKQREFVRATKTYTSQKEHLLPIDQFSFGSPISWTLEADRHSYRVVMNDPMDSNLIWYIDQTGRLLKKKK, from the coding sequence ATGGAACCAATCAAAGTCGATGGTTTGGATGATGAGTCGGCTTGGGCTAACTCAGCGTGGTCGCAAGAATTTATTGATATCGAGGGAAATAAGAAGCCAAAGCCATACAAGAATACCAAAGTCAAAATGCTTTGGGACAATGATTATTTCTACTTCTTCGCTCTATTAGAGGAACCTCATATTTGGGCGAAATTAACTGAAAGAGACGCCGTTATTTTTTACGACAACGACTTTGAGATCTTTATTGATCCTGATGGCGACACTCATAATTACACAGAATTTGAAGTCAACGCTTTTAATACGGTTTGGGATTTACTTTTAACCAAACCGTATAGGGATAATGGTCATGCGATTAATGCTTATGACATTGATGGATTAAAATCCGCTATTAAAATCAACGGTACGATTAATGACCCCAGCGACACCGACGTGAGTTGGACAGTAGAGGTAGCTATTCCGTGGAAAGTATTGCGAGAAACCACCAAAGTCAAGGCCCCTCCTACAGCTGGTGATTCTTGGCGCGTGAATTTTTCGCGTGTCCAGTGGGAAACTGAAATAGTTAATGGTGAGTATGTTAAAAAGAAGAACCCCAAAACTGGCAATAACCTGCCGGAGAATAATTGGGTTTGGTCTCCTCAGCGAGCCATTGCCATGCACGAACCTGAATTCTGGGGTAATGTCATCTTCATTGATCAGGCGAAAAACGCTTCTACCCAAACTCCAACTGATTTAAGAGCAGAAGAGGTAAGACAAACGCTTTATCATATTCACCGAAAACAAAGAGAATTTGTACGTGCCACTAAGACTTATACTAGTCAAAAAGAGCATTTATTACCAATAGACCAGTTCAGTTTTGGGTCGCCTATCTCTTGGACACTGGAGGCTGATAGGCATAGCTATCGCGTAGTAATGAATGACCCAATGGATTCCAATCTTATATGGTATATAGATCAAACTGGGAGATTACTAAAAAAGAAAAAGTAA
- a CDS encoding family 10 glycosylhydrolase produces MDKRKFIKQVGLGSAAIMASPFIFTSCDSSSDEEDFKMWMWVGNGADKTETEWRNQLTRLSELGFYGVLAGGGVETLKMTVPIAKSLGLEIHSWQWVMNRPGNKEAMAHPEWYAVSRDGNSSLDVNPYAGYYQWLCPSKPEVQDYIIQGMIDIAEVEGLNGVQLDYVRYCDVILPRGLWEKYDLVQDHEMPQFDFCYCDTCRGKFKAEQGYDPLDLDDPSQDEKWRQFRYDSITNLVNRIAKEVHQRDKKLSASVFATPNLARKFVRQAWDKWDLDFVFPMIYYQFYAEEIDFVRTGTMEGVEALAGSKPLYTAQYLSEKTSEDIAIMVEKAKAGGANGIAFYDYGLLNDEKAEVLSALKK; encoded by the coding sequence ATGGATAAAAGGAAATTCATCAAACAAGTCGGTTTAGGTTCGGCAGCCATCATGGCCTCACCTTTCATTTTCACTTCGTGTGATAGCTCTTCTGATGAAGAAGATTTTAAAATGTGGATGTGGGTAGGCAATGGAGCCGATAAAACTGAAACAGAATGGCGAAACCAATTGACCAGATTAAGTGAATTGGGCTTTTATGGCGTTTTAGCCGGCGGAGGTGTGGAAACATTAAAAATGACCGTACCAATCGCCAAGTCGCTTGGTTTAGAAATTCACTCTTGGCAATGGGTTATGAATAGGCCGGGTAATAAAGAGGCTATGGCACATCCTGAATGGTATGCCGTGAGCCGAGATGGTAATTCTAGTTTGGACGTCAACCCCTATGCGGGATATTACCAATGGCTGTGCCCTTCCAAGCCTGAAGTTCAAGATTACATCATTCAGGGCATGATCGACATTGCCGAAGTAGAAGGTTTAAATGGCGTTCAATTGGATTATGTGAGATACTGCGACGTGATTTTGCCAAGGGGATTATGGGAGAAATATGACCTAGTCCAAGACCATGAAATGCCTCAGTTTGATTTCTGTTATTGTGATACTTGCCGTGGAAAATTCAAAGCTGAACAAGGGTATGATCCTTTGGATTTGGATGATCCGAGTCAAGATGAAAAGTGGCGTCAGTTCAGATATGACTCCATCACCAACCTTGTCAATAGAATTGCCAAAGAGGTACACCAAAGAGATAAGAAACTATCGGCTTCTGTATTTGCTACTCCCAATCTCGCTAGAAAGTTTGTTCGTCAGGCTTGGGATAAATGGGATTTAGATTTCGTTTTCCCTATGATTTATTACCAATTCTATGCTGAAGAAATAGACTTCGTAAGGACTGGTACCATGGAGGGAGTTGAGGCACTAGCTGGTTCTAAGCCACTCTATACTGCGCAGTATTTGAGTGAAAAGACGAGTGAAGATATTGCTATAATGGTAGAAAAAGCCAAAGCTGGTGGTGCTAATGGCATTGCCTTCTATGATTACGGTTTGTTAAATGATGAGAAAGCTGAAGTGCTATCAGCGCTGAAAAAGTAA
- a CDS encoding WD40/YVTN/BNR-like repeat-containing protein, producing MLAKRFSTKGVVVLACLLLFSFAFDAQAQRRARKSKNTQTQPVQDPQADIYGGIEWRSIGPFRGGRASSVTGVVGKPQVFYMGATGGGVWKTDNGGNTWKNISDGYFGGSIGAVAVSESDTKVIYVGQGEETVRGNVSSGFEGMWKSTDGGETWQNIGLDKGMHVGRIKIHPKNPDVVWVAVMGDLYKSSDTRGVYKTTDGGKNWRRVLFANADAGAVDISLDPSNPDFMMASTWRVRRTPYSLTSGGEGSGLWRSKDGGENWENVMDKRGMPKGPIGISGVSISPVNANTIYAIIEANKGGVYKSTDGGETWRNTNSDRALRQRAWYYSRIYADTQDEDRVYVLNVGYHTSNDGGRTFNRRNAPHGDHHDLWIAPEDNKRLGIADDGGAQVSYNAGNSWSTYNNQPTAQFYRVTTDNAFPYRIYGAQQDNSTVRIDHRSFGFAITEDNWESTAGGESAHIAPNPDNPDIVYGGSYGGFLTRVDHDKGINRNINAWPDNPMGHGAEDYKYRFQWNFPIFFSPHDSKKLYTTSNQVHLSTNEGQSWEIISPDLTRAEPDKLGKSGGPITYDDTSVEYYATIFAATESPYEEGLIWAGSDDGLVHVTRDGGKNWENVTSPDMPKYLMINSIDADPFVKGGAYIAGTQYKMGDYEPYLYRTKDYGKTWTKITTGIPSTYFTRVLRADPERQGLLYAGTERGMFVSFDDGASWKPLQMNLPIVPITDLAIKDNNLIAATQGRSFWMIDDLTILHQLSDEVAAKSVHLFKPMDAYRLGGGGGRFGRGGGNNTADLLYGKNKPAGPMIYYNLKDEVAKGTKVAIEIYGKEGELIKSFRQTPKKGLNMFNWNMRYDNAEGFEGLIMWAASIRGPGPLAPSGTYTAKLIVGDEEQETQFTLLRDPRYPSTDADIQAQFDFLIKVRDKVTETHVAIKDIRSTREQMNDLMDKIRGDDRYKEVIDAGKALLEKMKVIEEALYQTKNRSGQDPLNFPIRLNNKLAALLGVSGGGEWRPTAQSETVRRELTQQIDNELEKLRQIMSNDLPDFNNLVKQKSVDAIIIKKKKSKTETDTSTSPDN from the coding sequence ATGCTAGCAAAAAGATTCTCAACAAAAGGAGTAGTGGTACTTGCCTGCCTGCTCTTGTTTTCTTTTGCCTTTGATGCTCAAGCGCAACGCCGAGCTAGGAAATCTAAAAATACTCAAACCCAACCTGTTCAAGACCCACAAGCCGATATTTATGGCGGTATTGAGTGGCGTTCTATTGGCCCATTCCGTGGTGGAAGAGCCTCTTCAGTGACAGGTGTAGTAGGAAAACCACAAGTCTTTTACATGGGAGCCACAGGTGGTGGTGTTTGGAAAACGGACAATGGTGGAAATACTTGGAAAAATATTTCTGATGGATATTTCGGTGGTTCTATTGGTGCTGTAGCGGTCAGTGAATCAGATACTAAGGTTATTTATGTTGGCCAAGGAGAAGAAACTGTAAGAGGAAATGTATCATCCGGTTTCGAAGGCATGTGGAAGTCTACTGACGGTGGAGAAACATGGCAAAACATTGGACTTGATAAAGGAATGCATGTAGGGCGAATCAAAATTCACCCTAAAAATCCTGATGTCGTGTGGGTAGCAGTAATGGGAGACCTTTACAAATCTTCTGACACCAGAGGGGTTTACAAAACAACTGATGGTGGTAAGAACTGGAGACGAGTTCTTTTTGCTAACGCAGATGCCGGGGCTGTCGACATTTCTTTAGACCCGAGTAACCCTGATTTTATGATGGCCAGTACATGGCGAGTTAGAAGAACACCATATAGCCTAACTTCAGGTGGTGAAGGATCGGGTCTTTGGAGATCTAAAGATGGAGGAGAGAACTGGGAGAATGTAATGGATAAGCGTGGTATGCCAAAAGGACCAATTGGTATTAGTGGTGTCTCAATTTCTCCGGTCAATGCAAATACAATTTATGCCATCATTGAGGCAAATAAAGGTGGAGTTTATAAGTCTACAGATGGTGGTGAAACATGGAGAAATACGAATTCAGATCGTGCTTTAAGACAAAGAGCTTGGTATTATTCAAGAATTTACGCCGATACGCAAGATGAAGATCGAGTTTATGTATTGAACGTAGGCTATCATACGTCTAACGATGGTGGAAGAACTTTTAACAGAAGAAATGCCCCTCATGGAGATCATCATGATTTATGGATCGCTCCGGAAGACAACAAAAGACTAGGAATTGCAGATGACGGAGGAGCTCAAGTTTCTTACAACGCTGGTAACTCATGGTCGACTTACAATAATCAACCAACGGCACAGTTTTACCGAGTAACTACTGATAATGCATTCCCTTACAGAATTTATGGTGCACAGCAAGACAACTCAACCGTAAGAATCGATCACAGGTCATTTGGGTTTGCAATTACAGAAGATAACTGGGAATCAACAGCAGGAGGAGAGAGTGCACATATTGCGCCTAACCCTGATAATCCTGATATAGTTTATGGTGGTAGCTACGGTGGATTCTTGACCCGTGTTGATCACGACAAAGGAATCAACAGAAATATCAATGCATGGCCAGACAATCCAATGGGACATGGCGCAGAAGATTACAAGTATCGGTTCCAGTGGAACTTCCCTATTTTCTTCTCGCCACACGATTCAAAGAAGCTTTATACGACGTCAAATCAAGTTCATTTAAGTACTAACGAAGGACAATCTTGGGAAATTATCAGCCCTGATTTAACAAGAGCTGAACCAGATAAATTAGGAAAATCAGGTGGGCCGATCACTTATGATGATACGTCAGTAGAGTATTATGCGACCATTTTTGCCGCTACAGAATCCCCATATGAAGAAGGCCTGATTTGGGCTGGTTCTGACGATGGTCTTGTACATGTAACTAGAGATGGTGGTAAAAATTGGGAGAATGTAACTTCTCCTGATATGCCTAAGTACCTAATGATCAATAGTATCGATGCGGATCCTTTTGTAAAAGGAGGAGCTTACATAGCGGGTACTCAATATAAAATGGGTGATTATGAGCCTTATTTATACAGAACCAAAGATTACGGTAAAACTTGGACAAAAATAACTACAGGTATTCCAAGTACATATTTCACCAGAGTGTTAAGAGCTGATCCAGAACGTCAAGGGTTGCTTTACGCAGGAACAGAAAGAGGTATGTTTGTTTCGTTTGATGATGGAGCTTCTTGGAAACCACTTCAAATGAACCTACCAATCGTGCCGATCACTGACTTAGCTATCAAGGACAATAACTTGATTGCTGCAACTCAAGGTAGAAGTTTCTGGATGATCGATGATCTGACTATTCTGCACCAATTATCTGATGAAGTAGCGGCTAAAAGTGTACACTTATTTAAGCCAATGGATGCTTATCGTCTTGGTGGCGGTGGTGGCCGTTTCGGTAGAGGTGGCGGTAACAACACCGCTGACTTGCTCTATGGTAAAAATAAGCCTGCTGGACCAATGATCTACTACAACCTAAAAGATGAAGTAGCCAAAGGAACAAAAGTCGCTATTGAGATATACGGTAAAGAAGGTGAACTCATCAAATCTTTCAGACAAACGCCTAAGAAAGGCTTGAACATGTTTAATTGGAACATGCGTTATGACAATGCTGAAGGTTTTGAAGGATTGATCATGTGGGCAGCTTCGATTAGAGGACCAGGACCATTAGCGCCTTCTGGTACTTATACTGCTAAATTGATCGTAGGGGATGAGGAGCAAGAAACACAGTTTACCTTACTGCGTGATCCACGTTATCCTTCAACCGATGCCGATATTCAGGCACAATTTGATTTCTTAATCAAAGTGAGAGATAAGGTAACTGAAACGCATGTTGCGATTAAGGACATCAGGTCTACACGTGAGCAAATGAACGATCTCATGGATAAGATCAGAGGAGATGATCGTTACAAAGAAGTGATTGATGCTGGAAAGGCTTTACTGGAAAAAATGAAGGTAATCGAAGAAGCGCTTTACCAAACAAAGAACCGTTCAGGCCAAGATCCGCTTAACTTCCCAATCCGATTGAATAACAAGCTTGCCGCATTGCTTGGTGTTTCTGGAGGAGGCGAGTGGAGACCAACTGCGCAGTCTGAGACCGTGAGAAGAGAGCTTACACAACAAATTGATAATGAATTAGAGAAACTCAGACAAATCATGTCAAATGATCTTCCTGATTTCAATAATCTTGTGAAGCAGAAATCTGTGGATGCCATCATTATTAAAAAGAAAAAGAGTAAGACGGAAACAGATACTTCTACATCGCCAGACAACTGA
- a CDS encoding cystathionine gamma-synthase translates to MHFDTKAVHAGVKPDPSTGAIMTPIFQTSTYVQKSPGDHKGFEYSRTQNPTKYALQESIAALENGKHGLIFGSGLAAIDAVIKLLKPGDEVITGNDLYGGTYRIFTKVFQDFGIKFHFIDLDDVSNIENYINENTKLIWLETPTNPMMNIVDIKGAATIAKAHQVLLAVDNTFATPYLQTPLDLGADIVMHSVTKYLGGHSDVVMGALAINDDLIAEKLAFIQNSCGAVAGPFDSFLVLRGIKTLHLRMARHCENGKKVAAYLNNHPKVNKVYWPGFESHPNHNIAKEQMKDFGGMVSFTLLEDDQQASFRIMERFKLFALAESLGGVESMANHPSTMTHASVPREDRYKVGLLDSLIRLSVGIENVENLISDLEQALD, encoded by the coding sequence ATGCACTTTGATACTAAAGCCGTTCATGCTGGTGTAAAACCAGATCCTTCTACTGGGGCTATAATGACTCCGATCTTTCAAACATCTACTTATGTACAGAAGTCGCCAGGAGATCATAAAGGTTTTGAGTACTCAAGAACACAGAATCCCACCAAATATGCCCTTCAGGAGAGTATTGCGGCGCTCGAAAATGGCAAGCATGGGCTCATATTCGGTTCAGGACTTGCAGCAATTGATGCAGTTATTAAGTTACTGAAACCTGGCGATGAAGTAATTACTGGAAACGATCTGTATGGAGGAACATATCGCATTTTCACGAAAGTTTTTCAAGACTTTGGTATCAAGTTTCATTTCATCGATCTGGATGATGTTTCGAACATCGAAAATTATATCAACGAAAACACGAAATTAATCTGGTTAGAAACACCTACTAACCCAATGATGAATATCGTCGATATTAAAGGCGCTGCTACTATAGCTAAAGCCCATCAGGTGCTTTTGGCCGTTGATAATACTTTTGCTACACCTTATTTACAAACACCATTGGATTTAGGGGCCGACATTGTCATGCATTCTGTAACCAAGTATTTAGGAGGTCACTCCGATGTAGTTATGGGTGCGTTGGCAATAAATGACGATTTAATTGCGGAGAAGTTAGCGTTTATCCAGAACTCCTGTGGGGCGGTAGCAGGCCCTTTTGATAGCTTTTTAGTACTAAGAGGGATAAAGACGCTCCACCTGCGTATGGCAAGGCATTGTGAAAATGGAAAAAAGGTAGCTGCGTATTTAAATAATCACCCAAAAGTGAATAAGGTTTACTGGCCTGGTTTTGAAAGCCATCCAAATCATAATATTGCTAAGGAGCAAATGAAAGATTTTGGGGGTATGGTATCTTTCACACTTCTGGAAGATGATCAGCAAGCTTCCTTTAGAATAATGGAACGCTTTAAACTATTTGCACTTGCTGAGTCGCTCGGAGGAGTAGAATCGATGGCTAACCACCCTTCAACAATGACTCACGCCAGTGTCCCAAGAGAAGATAGATACAAAGTTGGACTCCTAGATTCGCTCATTAGACTGAGTGTTGGGATAGAAAATGTGGAAAATTTGATCTCAGACCTCGAACAGGCCCTAGACTAA
- a CDS encoding mechanosensitive ion channel family protein, translated as MPLNHFKILRLSIGLLLLVCSTISLRAQGDQLPDSFSNPYEAIYNQLYYLQEDTRNPAQSAKSLFKGDRTKKELEQLSIELKQIFDGSGNFIRLEDVPRDNDFRDSLNNNKQRYVLTSDFPDIYVQKYGNNWLFSDRSVSEIDKIHKQVYPFGTDRLLNLLPKLGTKKYLGLHLWQYLGILVIITLGFVLHLVLTVLIKLLLVKLMHRYGKVDLARDVLIPAAKPFSLMLVAEMSKILIPTIQLPPYIAINLILIARALVPLFATIFFYKLVDIIGIYFTKMAEKSANTLDDQLVPLIRKILRFFVVVVGFIAILNSFKFDIWPLLTGLSIGGLAFALAAQDTLKNFFGSLMIFIDRPFQIGDWVTSGEIDGTVEEVGFRSTRIRTFRDSVMYVPNSIISNSNVDNHGLRKYRRFYTRLSVTYDTPARLIEVFVKGIEQIVERHPNTRKDYYNIFLNDYAASSLDIMLYIFFEVPDWNAELRCRQEIMLDVNKLAEHLGVRFAFPTQTLMIEEVPGQKSLTPQYSQSAEEMQKEMDAYFKNQKPK; from the coding sequence ATGCCGTTAAACCACTTTAAGATTCTGCGATTGAGTATTGGCCTGCTACTTTTAGTTTGTAGCACCATTAGCCTTAGAGCACAAGGCGATCAATTACCAGATAGTTTTTCGAACCCGTACGAGGCTATTTACAATCAGCTGTATTATTTACAAGAGGATACAAGGAACCCTGCCCAATCAGCCAAGTCGTTGTTTAAAGGAGACAGAACCAAAAAAGAGCTTGAACAACTTTCAATAGAGTTAAAGCAGATTTTTGATGGCTCAGGTAATTTTATCCGCCTTGAGGATGTTCCAAGAGACAATGACTTCAGAGACTCGTTGAATAACAATAAACAACGTTACGTTCTCACATCAGATTTCCCTGATATTTACGTGCAGAAATACGGTAACAACTGGCTGTTTTCAGATCGATCAGTCTCGGAGATCGACAAGATTCATAAACAAGTTTACCCCTTTGGAACAGACAGGTTATTGAACCTTTTGCCGAAACTAGGTACGAAAAAGTATTTAGGGCTCCACTTGTGGCAATACCTGGGCATACTCGTGATCATAACCCTTGGTTTTGTACTTCATTTGGTCCTTACCGTACTAATTAAGCTCCTCCTCGTTAAGCTGATGCATCGGTACGGTAAAGTAGATTTAGCACGTGATGTGTTAATTCCTGCCGCCAAACCTTTCAGCCTGATGCTGGTCGCTGAAATGTCAAAGATTCTTATCCCGACCATTCAGTTACCACCTTATATAGCGATCAATCTCATCCTAATTGCCAGGGCACTTGTTCCGCTTTTTGCGACTATCTTTTTCTATAAGCTCGTCGATATCATAGGGATATATTTTACCAAAATGGCAGAAAAATCTGCCAATACCCTAGATGATCAATTGGTGCCTCTAATCCGCAAGATTCTGCGATTCTTTGTGGTGGTGGTAGGTTTTATAGCAATACTCAATAGTTTTAAATTCGACATTTGGCCTTTATTGACAGGGCTGTCTATCGGAGGTTTAGCCTTTGCTTTGGCCGCTCAAGACACGCTGAAAAACTTCTTTGGGTCTTTGATGATTTTTATCGATCGGCCTTTTCAAATTGGTGATTGGGTGACTTCTGGTGAGATTGACGGTACCGTTGAAGAGGTTGGTTTCCGATCAACTAGGATACGTACTTTTCGAGATTCAGTCATGTATGTACCGAACAGTATCATATCCAATAGTAATGTAGATAATCACGGTTTAAGAAAATACAGGAGATTTTATACAAGGCTTTCTGTGACATATGATACGCCTGCTAGGTTAATTGAAGTATTCGTGAAAGGGATAGAGCAAATAGTCGAGCGCCATCCAAACACTAGAAAAGACTATTACAATATTTTCTTAAATGATTATGCAGCGAGTTCATTAGACATTATGCTTTATATATTCTTTGAGGTGCCAGATTGGAATGCCGAGCTTAGGTGCCGACAAGAAATAATGCTGGACGTCAATAAACTGGCAGAGCATTTAGGCGTGCGTTTTGCATTCCCAACACAAACTTTGATGATAGAGGAGGTTCCTGGTCAAAAATCATTGACACCTCAGTACAGCCAATCAGCAGAGGAGATGCAAAAAGAAATGGACGCATATTTCAAAAACCAAAAACCAAAGTAA